Proteins encoded in a region of the Micropterus dolomieu isolate WLL.071019.BEF.003 ecotype Adirondacks linkage group LG07, ASM2129224v1, whole genome shotgun sequence genome:
- the cfap65 gene encoding cilia- and flagella-associated protein 65 isoform X1: MLAEVRGSDTLGSGAPWKSSTAGKDIKQDPGIRQKHRGGKRLRQVSSQRNCFLGLEMKRELVWEDWDLQGEFTKTLVLKNTHSKLQKLHIRPPESKFFTTLIPQIIVLSPGTSYSMPITFRPLQRCEYEDSIEFQGKDGSFQVCLRATIPCHALEVPDSVLLPLCAVQHSSCATFMLRNVSKLQTCFQWECAAPFQLSPEQGLLMPGQECDITVVFRPQEAVVYQQQANCRFGEEGDKTESCCTVLLQGLAKYPCLQLRNPNTKDEKEQCGPVLHFGSVAIGQSLQKSFDIFNPSPVTASVSLSRLSSNVHLLGSEFSCDVTSGKVRPGGSLRATVTYTPAVVDTVSVEYLSLKCRGALNKTLLKLTGNCLGPKVSMSSSVVDFGCVEEGAAVVQTVELVNSSPVLAVYQWDLDCSGHSVFTIQPASGTVHPHSRATLKVVYRPTQPIAHHRRVACLILHREPMMLDLIGTCHSELQKPATLKPEHLVLYELHWYRGQDIVSDMKQDHNVHLDQEGVICPPEEQAQKRSDSAGVVSRTSMEEYYQSCLGCMDPVSSSSSVSSPHVTVVPSELLFNHKISSSLSTSSSSSQAVSITNHTKGKLSLVWTAAQDSPFSVSPSSCDLAPLKSTSFRVTYDPKQLNTLHGAQLECFAYYKDNHIEERLLCPPWCVTVRVVGHSFQPGKEHFIPCCTLKPPRVEFPALSVLSYRTVLLQNCGDLPLTFCLDHISNPAMPESVSVVPSCGLIQPGNHQILTLRTTPTEDSPKQGFRLHLQLNESQHTKEVTVVNVVEKLHVSLEGNSLYFQPTALGSRTQRSHYIRNLSRLPLRFQWSIPEPDQELIFVEPDAGELHPNESSVQIWYFSPLAEKTYTLNPTLSFWPIQTPGCNKSHLTLEVVGMGSKGFIEAEKAVLDVGETLVGSYRSIQVPLVNNSPCPISFCLSVQQTLPDEGPIYDPETVPIALRLDCERGTIASHSTMLLRSTVRPHKRAQYIWTISYQTLNASGFVSSPPQAVCEVRAKGVFPTLQVIDVCSSGSVDRLSKVHLWKLLSLDSLNEHLLSNPSPAELTYRTPTKHSLHSCPSIFTNTVLDFSFGAAPLNSDPSTFVLMFHNPGSISVDWAFLFPEDQQIELEYWAETGEFSSNELYQMKVQDNRLFSISPRSGTLLPGQQRAVQFSYSHDFAGTDRFPVVFKLSYGREILLNFQGVTVETDRPYLHFPSKRHVFTSVTIGDCTPPRQVYELHNGGAVPVRYEVDTSALSQLQVDNFNHPVLCCLNPKGEVLPGKTAMLEWIFSPLEAKMYHMDIPIHVQDGESTLVRFEGCGYNSPTLGSTNPFNCSDTEAPQPCVQRLPFPGQVIFLSEDTLSLGDIPVCSRSSRIFFLTNVSPTDTVHYTWGLLQQSIHQVVQIHPEGGSLHPQESALCVLTFTSTDYPTVYQLDIVCQVIQQATLTRYHDALQRWEEEKERQQVEFTITDKNLDCQGVLIDKVPLAAPVRKGPPLRKYKTLPPICASSSCETVGTICTKLTRAEQRAQRETARVWRRPEPPQPALLHLRVTAHSHGLQDYLTYLPDQFNKHYRCLQSVKPQQLETTSSSTPLPARLPSPTHGPERDITMHILTTLLRDILDEPVFTQSLITLASKPITYRLQETSPSHCSSSPSSLPPPPCPTSCHPTPQPPVLLSKTTAGQTEQHNTMDSEGTAGCLGNRPQTQNTLHTEHAPADMSEDVLLNTLQNLMMEAVRGELVLTVHPRTVMLPPVYTRTRRTSKAIAEEEREHLKNRKETQV; this comes from the exons ATGTTAGCTGAGGTTCGGGGCTCTGACACCTTGGGTTCAGGTGCACCATGGAAATCCTCCACCGCTGGGAAGGATATCAAA CAGGATCCAGGGATTCGCCAGAAGCATCGGGGTGGAAAGCGCCTGCGACAAGTATCCAGCCAAAGAAACTGCTTCTTAGGGTTGGAAATGAAGCGAGAGCTGGTCTGGGAAGACTGGGACCTGCAAGGAGAGTTCACCAAGACATTAGTGTTAAAGAATACTCATAGCAAGCTGCAGAAGCTACACATCAG GCCTCCAGAGTCCAAGTTTTTCACCACCTTGATCCCCCAGATAATTGTTCTCAGCCCAGGGACTTCCTACTCAATGCCAATCACCTTTAGACCACTCCAAAGG TGTGAGTATGAAGACAGCATTGAGTTTCAAGGTAAAGATGGCAGTTTCCAGGTATGTCTCCGTGCCACCATTCCCTGTCATGCCCTGGAGGTCCCTGACTCTGTGCTGCTGCCACTCTGTGCTGTTCAGCACTCCTCATGTGCTACTTTCATGCTCAGAAATGTCAG TAAACTCCAGACATGCTTCCAGTGGGAGTGTGCAGCACCGTTCCAGCTAAGCCCTGAGCAAGGCCTGTTGATGCCGGGCCAGGAGTGTGACATCACTGTGGTCTTCCGGCCACAAGAGGCGGTGGTGTATCAGCAACAGGCCAACTGCAGGTTTGGAGAAGAAGGGGACAAAACAGAGAGCTGTTGTACTGTGCTTCTGCAGGGACTAG CCAAGTACCCATGTCTTCAGCTGAGAAATCCAAATACCAAGGATGAAAAAGAACAGTGTGGTCCAGTGCTGCACTTTGGCTCTGTGGCAATTGGTCAAAGCTTACAGAAATCTTTTGACATCTTCAACCCCTCCCCT GTAACTgcgtctgtctctctttcacgATTGTCCAGTAACGTGCATTTGTTGGGGTCAGAGTTCAGCTGTGATGTGACTAGTGGAAAGGTGAGGCCTGGTGGATCACTACGGGCTACAGTTACCTATACTCCTGCTGTGGTGGATACTGTCTCTGTCGAGTACTTATCTCTAAAATGTAGAGGGGCGCTCAACAAAACTCTGCTCAAACTCACTGGAAACTGCCTAG GTCCCAAAGTTTCCATGTCCTCCtctgtggtggactttggctgtGTTGAGGAAGGAGCAGCAGTTGTACAGACAGTGGAACTGGTTAATTCTTCGCCCGTTTTGGCTGTCTACCAATGGGATCTTGACTGTAGTGGCCACAGTGTGTTCACAATCCAGCCAGCAAGTGGCACTGTACACCCACATAGTCGTGCCACACTGAAGGTGGTGTATAGGCCCACACAGCCTATTGCACATCACAGAAGAGTGGCATGTCTCATACTGCACAGG GAACCCATGATGCTTGACCTGATTGGTACCTGTCACTCAGAGCTCCAAAAACCCGCCACACTGAAACCTGAACACTTGGTTTTGTACGAGCTCCACTGGTACCGCGGACAGGACATTGTCAGTGACATGAAGCAAGATCATAATGTACACTTGGACCAAGAGGGAGTGATCTGTCCCCCGGAGGAG CAGGCACAAAAGAGATCGGACAGTGCTGGTGTTGTGTCGAGAACTTCCATGGAGGAATATTACCAGTCCTGCTTGGGGTGCATGGATCCAGTCTCTTCCAGTTCTTCTGTATCATCTCCACATGTAACTGTGGTGCCCAGTGAGCTACTGTTTAATCACAAAATATCCTCTTCTTTGTCtacttcatcctcttcctctcagGCTGTGTCCATCACCAACCATACCAAGGGGAAACTCAG CCTGGTGTGGACTGCTGCGCAAGATTCTCcgttttctgtctctccttcatCATGTGACCTGGCTCCACTGAAGTCTACCTCATTCAGGGTGACCTATGACCCCAAGCAGCTCAATACTCTGCACGGAGCGCAGCTTGAGTGTTTTGCATACTACAAG GACAATCATATAGAGGAGCGACTGCTGTGTCCACCCTGGTGTGTGACTGTTAGAGTCGTAGGACACTCCTTCCAGCCAGGCAAAGAGCACTTCATCCCTTGCTGCACCCTGAAGCCCCCTCGAGTG GAATTCCCAGCCCTTAGTGTTCTTTCCTATCGGACAGTGCTCCTTCAAAATTGTGGAGACCTGCCCCTCACTTTCTGTCTGGACCACATCTCAAACCCTGCCATGCCAGAATCTGTGTCTGTAGTGCCGAGCTGTGGTTTGATCCAGCCTGGGAATCATCAAATCCTCACCCTCAGAACAACTCCCACAGAAGACAGTCCCAAGCAGGGGTTCAGATTACACCTTCAGCTCAATGAATCTCAGCACACAAAG GAAGTGACAGTTGTCAATGTGGTGGAAAAGCTGCATGTGTCTCTGGAAGGAAACAGTTTATATTTCCAGCCAACAGCGCTGGGCTCACGGACACAGCGCTCCCACTACATCAGGAACCTCAGCCGACTACCTCTACG GTTCCAATGGAGCATTCCAGAGCCAGACCAGGAGCTTATCTTTGTTGAACCAGATGCTGGTGAACTGCATCCTAATGAGAGCTCA GTCCAGATATGGTATTTCAGCCCACTGGCAGAGAAAACATACACACTCAATCCCACTCTGTCTTTCTGGCCGATCCAGACACCTGGGTGTAACAAGTCACACCTTACCCTTGAAGTGGTGGGAATGGGCTCTAAAGGCTTCATAGAG GCAGAGAAAGCGGTTCTGGATGTGGGGGAGACTCTGGTTGGAAGCTATCGGTCAATTCAGGTTCCTCTCGTGAACAACAGCCCCTGTCCCatctcattttgtctctctgtaCAGCAGACACTTCCGGATGAGGGGCCTATTTATGACCCAGAGACAGTGCCAATTG CCCTGCGGCTGGACTGTGAGAGGGGAACCATTGCCTCACACTCCACAATGCTGCTTCGATCCACTGTCAGACCACATAAACGAGCCCAGTACATATGGACCATCAGCTACCAGACACTAAATGCTAGTG GCTTTGTGTCATCCCCTCCCCAAGCAGTGTGTGAAGTGCGGGCTAAGGGCGTGTTTCCCACCCTACAGGTGATTGATGTATGCAGTAGTGGCAGTGTGGACAGACtcagcaaggtgcatctgtggAAACTCTTGTCATTGGACAGCCTCAACGAGCACCTGCTCTCCAACCCCTCCCCTGCAGAACTCACTTATAGAACCCCTACCAAGCACAG TCTTCACTCTTGTCCTTCCATCTTTACCAACACTGTGTTGGATTTCAGCTTTGGTGCAGCTCCTTTGAATTCAGACCCCTCGACTTTTGTGTTGATGTTTCACAACCCTGGCTCCATCTCTGTAGACTG GGCCTTCTTGTTTCCAGAGGATCAACAGATTGAGTTGGAATACTGGGCCGAGACAGGAGAGTTCAGCAGCAATGAGCTGTACCAGATGAAG GTTCAGGACAACCGTCTGTTCAGCATTTCTCCCCGTTCTGGAACTTTACTCCctggccagcagagggcagtACAATTCAGCTACAG CCATGACTTTGCTGGAACAGATCGGTTTCCTGTTGTGTTCAAACTTTCTTATGGCAGAGAGATCTTG CTGAACTTTCAGGGGGTGactgtggagacagacagaccatATCTCCACTTTCCCTCCAAGCGGCATGTCTTCACTTCTGTAACTATTGGGGACTGTACTCCTCCAAGGCAG GTGTATGAACTACACAATGGCGGTGCAGTGCCAGTCCGTTATGAGGTGGACACTTCTGCATTGTCACAGCTACAGGTGGACAACTTTAACCATCCAGTGCTGTGCTGCCTCAATCCAAAGGGAGAGGTCCTACCTGGGAAGACAGCCATGCTGGAGTGGATCTTCTCTCCATTGGAAGCTAAGATGTACCAT ATGGATATTCCAATCCACGTTCAGGATGGGGAATCCACTCTGGTGAGGTTTGAGGGATGTGGGTATAATTCTCCTACACTGGGCTCCACAAACCCATTTAACTGCAGTGATACTGAGGCACCTCAACCCTGTGTGCAGAGGCTTCCCTTCCCGGGACAG gtgatATTCCTGTCTGAGGACACACTCTCTCTAGGCGACATACCTGTGTGCTCACGATCTTCAAGAATTTTCTTCCTGACCAATGTGTCCCCCACAGACACTGTCCACTATACATGGGGTCTGCTCCAGCAGAGCATTCACCAG gTGGTGCAGATCCATCCAGAAGGAGGAAGTCTGCATCCACAGGAGAGTGCCCTTTGTGTCCTTACCTTCACTTCTACTGACTACCCTACTGTTTATCAGCTAGACATTGTCTGCCAG gTTATTCAGCAAGCTACACTGACTCGATATCATGATGCTTTGCAGCGttgggaggaagagaaagagagacagcaagTTGAATTCACCATCACAGACAAAAATCTTGACTGCCAAGGAGTTCTAATAGATAAG GTACCTCTAGCAGCTCCAGTAAGAAAAGGGCCACCACTCAGGAAATACAAG ACTCTTCCTCCTATCTGTGCCAGTAGTAGTTGTGAAACAGTGGGCACAATATGTACCAAGCTGACAAGAGCTGAGCAGCGGGCGCAGCGAGAAACAGCAAGAGTATGGAGGCGCCCTGAACCCCCCCAACCTGCTCTTCTGCATCTGCGGGTTACAGCACACTCCCATGGGCTTCAGGATTACCTCACATACCTCCCAGACCAGTTTAATAAGCATTATAG ATGCCTCCAGTCAGTCAAGCCTCAGCAACTTGAAACCACTTCTTCAAGCACACCCCTCCCTGCTAGGCTGCCTTCACCGACACATGGCCCTGAGAGAGACATCACCATGCACATACTCACCACTCTGCTCAG GGACATACTTGATGAGCCAGTCTTCACCCAGTCTCTGATTACTTTGGCATCCAAGCCCATCACCTACCGGCTTCAAGAAACTAGTCCCTCTCACTGCTCCTCATCTccatcctctctccctccacctcccTGTCCCACATCTTGTCACCCTACACCCCAACCTCCGGTTTTGTTGAGCAAGACAACGGCTGGACAGACAGAACAGCACAACACAATGGACAGTGAGGGGACTGCAGGATGTTTGGGAAACAGGCCCCAAACACAGAACACGCTGCACACTGAACATGCGCCTGCTGACATGAGTGAAGATGTTTTGCTGAACACCCTCCAGAACCTAATGATGGAAGCTGTCAGAGGAGAGCTTGTCCTCACAGTGCACCCCCGCACTGTTATGTTGCCACCTGTTTATACCAG AACCAGGAGGACGTCCAAAGCCATagctgaggaggagagagaacatttgaaaaacagaaagGAAACACAAGTCTAA
- the cfap65 gene encoding cilia- and flagella-associated protein 65 isoform X3 has product MLAEVRGSDTLGSGAPWKSSTAGKDIKDPGIRQKHRGGKRLRQVSSQRNCFLGLEMKRELVWEDWDLQGEFTKTLVLKNTHSKLQKLHIRPPESKFFTTLIPQIIVLSPGTSYSMPITFRPLQRCEYEDSIEFQGKDGSFQVCLRATIPCHALEVPDSVLLPLCAVQHSSCATFMLRNVSKLQTCFQWECAAPFQLSPEQGLLMPGQECDITVVFRPQEAVVYQQQANCRFGEEGDKTESCCTVLLQGLAKYPCLQLRNPNTKDEKEQCGPVLHFGSVAIGQSLQKSFDIFNPSPVTASVSLSRLSSNVHLLGSEFSCDVTSGKVRPGGSLRATVTYTPAVVDTVSVEYLSLKCRGALNKTLLKLTGNCLGPKVSMSSSVVDFGCVEEGAAVVQTVELVNSSPVLAVYQWDLDCSGHSVFTIQPASGTVHPHSRATLKVVYRPTQPIAHHRRVACLILHREPMMLDLIGTCHSELQKPATLKPEHLVLYELHWYRGQDIVSDMKQDHNVHLDQEGVICPPEEQAQKRSDSAGVVSRTSMEEYYQSCLGCMDPVSSSSSVSSPHVTVVPSELLFNHKISSSLSTSSSSSQAVSITNHTKGKLSLVWTAAQDSPFSVSPSSCDLAPLKSTSFRVTYDPKQLNTLHGAQLECFAYYKDNHIEERLLCPPWCVTVRVVGHSFQPGKEHFIPCCTLKPPRVEFPALSVLSYRTVLLQNCGDLPLTFCLDHISNPAMPESVSVVPSCGLIQPGNHQILTLRTTPTEDSPKQGFRLHLQLNESQHTKEVTVVNVVEKLHVSLEGNSLYFQPTALGSRTQRSHYIRNLSRLPLRFQWSIPEPDQELIFVEPDAGELHPNESSVQIWYFSPLAEKTYTLNPTLSFWPIQTPGCNKSHLTLEVVGMGSKGFIEAEKAVLDVGETLVGSYRSIQVPLVNNSPCPISFCLSVQQTLPDEGPIYDPETVPIALRLDCERGTIASHSTMLLRSTVRPHKRAQYIWTISYQTLNASGFVSSPPQAVCEVRAKGVFPTLQVIDVCSSGSVDRLSKVHLWKLLSLDSLNEHLLSNPSPAELTYRTPTKHSLHSCPSIFTNTVLDFSFGAAPLNSDPSTFVLMFHNPGSISVDWAFLFPEDQQIELEYWAETGEFSSNELYQMKVQDNRLFSISPRSGTLLPGQQRAVQFSYSHDFAGTDRFPVVFKLSYGREILLNFQGVTVETDRPYLHFPSKRHVFTSVTIGDCTPPRQVYELHNGGAVPVRYEVDTSALSQLQVDNFNHPVLCCLNPKGEVLPGKTAMLEWIFSPLEAKMYHMDIPIHVQDGESTLVRFEGCGYNSPTLGSTNPFNCSDTEAPQPCVQRLPFPGQVIFLSEDTLSLGDIPVCSRSSRIFFLTNVSPTDTVHYTWGLLQQSIHQVVQIHPEGGSLHPQESALCVLTFTSTDYPTVYQLDIVCQVIQQATLTRYHDALQRWEEEKERQQVEFTITDKNLDCQGVLIDKVPLAAPVRKGPPLRKYKTLPPICASSSCETVGTICTKLTRAEQRAQRETARVWRRPEPPQPALLHLRVTAHSHGLQDYLTYLPDQFNKHYRCLQSVKPQQLETTSSSTPLPARLPSPTHGPERDITMHILTTLLRDILDEPVFTQSLITLASKPITYRLQETSPSHCSSSPSSLPPPPCPTSCHPTPQPPVLLSKTTAGQTEQHNTMDSEGTAGCLGNRPQTQNTLHTEHAPADMSEDVLLNTLQNLMMEAVRGELVLTVHPRTVMLPPVYTRTRRTSKAIAEEEREHLKNRKETQV; this is encoded by the exons ATGTTAGCTGAGGTTCGGGGCTCTGACACCTTGGGTTCAGGTGCACCATGGAAATCCTCCACCGCTGGGAAGGATATCAAA GATCCAGGGATTCGCCAGAAGCATCGGGGTGGAAAGCGCCTGCGACAAGTATCCAGCCAAAGAAACTGCTTCTTAGGGTTGGAAATGAAGCGAGAGCTGGTCTGGGAAGACTGGGACCTGCAAGGAGAGTTCACCAAGACATTAGTGTTAAAGAATACTCATAGCAAGCTGCAGAAGCTACACATCAG GCCTCCAGAGTCCAAGTTTTTCACCACCTTGATCCCCCAGATAATTGTTCTCAGCCCAGGGACTTCCTACTCAATGCCAATCACCTTTAGACCACTCCAAAGG TGTGAGTATGAAGACAGCATTGAGTTTCAAGGTAAAGATGGCAGTTTCCAGGTATGTCTCCGTGCCACCATTCCCTGTCATGCCCTGGAGGTCCCTGACTCTGTGCTGCTGCCACTCTGTGCTGTTCAGCACTCCTCATGTGCTACTTTCATGCTCAGAAATGTCAG TAAACTCCAGACATGCTTCCAGTGGGAGTGTGCAGCACCGTTCCAGCTAAGCCCTGAGCAAGGCCTGTTGATGCCGGGCCAGGAGTGTGACATCACTGTGGTCTTCCGGCCACAAGAGGCGGTGGTGTATCAGCAACAGGCCAACTGCAGGTTTGGAGAAGAAGGGGACAAAACAGAGAGCTGTTGTACTGTGCTTCTGCAGGGACTAG CCAAGTACCCATGTCTTCAGCTGAGAAATCCAAATACCAAGGATGAAAAAGAACAGTGTGGTCCAGTGCTGCACTTTGGCTCTGTGGCAATTGGTCAAAGCTTACAGAAATCTTTTGACATCTTCAACCCCTCCCCT GTAACTgcgtctgtctctctttcacgATTGTCCAGTAACGTGCATTTGTTGGGGTCAGAGTTCAGCTGTGATGTGACTAGTGGAAAGGTGAGGCCTGGTGGATCACTACGGGCTACAGTTACCTATACTCCTGCTGTGGTGGATACTGTCTCTGTCGAGTACTTATCTCTAAAATGTAGAGGGGCGCTCAACAAAACTCTGCTCAAACTCACTGGAAACTGCCTAG GTCCCAAAGTTTCCATGTCCTCCtctgtggtggactttggctgtGTTGAGGAAGGAGCAGCAGTTGTACAGACAGTGGAACTGGTTAATTCTTCGCCCGTTTTGGCTGTCTACCAATGGGATCTTGACTGTAGTGGCCACAGTGTGTTCACAATCCAGCCAGCAAGTGGCACTGTACACCCACATAGTCGTGCCACACTGAAGGTGGTGTATAGGCCCACACAGCCTATTGCACATCACAGAAGAGTGGCATGTCTCATACTGCACAGG GAACCCATGATGCTTGACCTGATTGGTACCTGTCACTCAGAGCTCCAAAAACCCGCCACACTGAAACCTGAACACTTGGTTTTGTACGAGCTCCACTGGTACCGCGGACAGGACATTGTCAGTGACATGAAGCAAGATCATAATGTACACTTGGACCAAGAGGGAGTGATCTGTCCCCCGGAGGAG CAGGCACAAAAGAGATCGGACAGTGCTGGTGTTGTGTCGAGAACTTCCATGGAGGAATATTACCAGTCCTGCTTGGGGTGCATGGATCCAGTCTCTTCCAGTTCTTCTGTATCATCTCCACATGTAACTGTGGTGCCCAGTGAGCTACTGTTTAATCACAAAATATCCTCTTCTTTGTCtacttcatcctcttcctctcagGCTGTGTCCATCACCAACCATACCAAGGGGAAACTCAG CCTGGTGTGGACTGCTGCGCAAGATTCTCcgttttctgtctctccttcatCATGTGACCTGGCTCCACTGAAGTCTACCTCATTCAGGGTGACCTATGACCCCAAGCAGCTCAATACTCTGCACGGAGCGCAGCTTGAGTGTTTTGCATACTACAAG GACAATCATATAGAGGAGCGACTGCTGTGTCCACCCTGGTGTGTGACTGTTAGAGTCGTAGGACACTCCTTCCAGCCAGGCAAAGAGCACTTCATCCCTTGCTGCACCCTGAAGCCCCCTCGAGTG GAATTCCCAGCCCTTAGTGTTCTTTCCTATCGGACAGTGCTCCTTCAAAATTGTGGAGACCTGCCCCTCACTTTCTGTCTGGACCACATCTCAAACCCTGCCATGCCAGAATCTGTGTCTGTAGTGCCGAGCTGTGGTTTGATCCAGCCTGGGAATCATCAAATCCTCACCCTCAGAACAACTCCCACAGAAGACAGTCCCAAGCAGGGGTTCAGATTACACCTTCAGCTCAATGAATCTCAGCACACAAAG GAAGTGACAGTTGTCAATGTGGTGGAAAAGCTGCATGTGTCTCTGGAAGGAAACAGTTTATATTTCCAGCCAACAGCGCTGGGCTCACGGACACAGCGCTCCCACTACATCAGGAACCTCAGCCGACTACCTCTACG GTTCCAATGGAGCATTCCAGAGCCAGACCAGGAGCTTATCTTTGTTGAACCAGATGCTGGTGAACTGCATCCTAATGAGAGCTCA GTCCAGATATGGTATTTCAGCCCACTGGCAGAGAAAACATACACACTCAATCCCACTCTGTCTTTCTGGCCGATCCAGACACCTGGGTGTAACAAGTCACACCTTACCCTTGAAGTGGTGGGAATGGGCTCTAAAGGCTTCATAGAG GCAGAGAAAGCGGTTCTGGATGTGGGGGAGACTCTGGTTGGAAGCTATCGGTCAATTCAGGTTCCTCTCGTGAACAACAGCCCCTGTCCCatctcattttgtctctctgtaCAGCAGACACTTCCGGATGAGGGGCCTATTTATGACCCAGAGACAGTGCCAATTG CCCTGCGGCTGGACTGTGAGAGGGGAACCATTGCCTCACACTCCACAATGCTGCTTCGATCCACTGTCAGACCACATAAACGAGCCCAGTACATATGGACCATCAGCTACCAGACACTAAATGCTAGTG GCTTTGTGTCATCCCCTCCCCAAGCAGTGTGTGAAGTGCGGGCTAAGGGCGTGTTTCCCACCCTACAGGTGATTGATGTATGCAGTAGTGGCAGTGTGGACAGACtcagcaaggtgcatctgtggAAACTCTTGTCATTGGACAGCCTCAACGAGCACCTGCTCTCCAACCCCTCCCCTGCAGAACTCACTTATAGAACCCCTACCAAGCACAG TCTTCACTCTTGTCCTTCCATCTTTACCAACACTGTGTTGGATTTCAGCTTTGGTGCAGCTCCTTTGAATTCAGACCCCTCGACTTTTGTGTTGATGTTTCACAACCCTGGCTCCATCTCTGTAGACTG GGCCTTCTTGTTTCCAGAGGATCAACAGATTGAGTTGGAATACTGGGCCGAGACAGGAGAGTTCAGCAGCAATGAGCTGTACCAGATGAAG GTTCAGGACAACCGTCTGTTCAGCATTTCTCCCCGTTCTGGAACTTTACTCCctggccagcagagggcagtACAATTCAGCTACAG CCATGACTTTGCTGGAACAGATCGGTTTCCTGTTGTGTTCAAACTTTCTTATGGCAGAGAGATCTTG CTGAACTTTCAGGGGGTGactgtggagacagacagaccatATCTCCACTTTCCCTCCAAGCGGCATGTCTTCACTTCTGTAACTATTGGGGACTGTACTCCTCCAAGGCAG GTGTATGAACTACACAATGGCGGTGCAGTGCCAGTCCGTTATGAGGTGGACACTTCTGCATTGTCACAGCTACAGGTGGACAACTTTAACCATCCAGTGCTGTGCTGCCTCAATCCAAAGGGAGAGGTCCTACCTGGGAAGACAGCCATGCTGGAGTGGATCTTCTCTCCATTGGAAGCTAAGATGTACCAT ATGGATATTCCAATCCACGTTCAGGATGGGGAATCCACTCTGGTGAGGTTTGAGGGATGTGGGTATAATTCTCCTACACTGGGCTCCACAAACCCATTTAACTGCAGTGATACTGAGGCACCTCAACCCTGTGTGCAGAGGCTTCCCTTCCCGGGACAG gtgatATTCCTGTCTGAGGACACACTCTCTCTAGGCGACATACCTGTGTGCTCACGATCTTCAAGAATTTTCTTCCTGACCAATGTGTCCCCCACAGACACTGTCCACTATACATGGGGTCTGCTCCAGCAGAGCATTCACCAG gTGGTGCAGATCCATCCAGAAGGAGGAAGTCTGCATCCACAGGAGAGTGCCCTTTGTGTCCTTACCTTCACTTCTACTGACTACCCTACTGTTTATCAGCTAGACATTGTCTGCCAG gTTATTCAGCAAGCTACACTGACTCGATATCATGATGCTTTGCAGCGttgggaggaagagaaagagagacagcaagTTGAATTCACCATCACAGACAAAAATCTTGACTGCCAAGGAGTTCTAATAGATAAG GTACCTCTAGCAGCTCCAGTAAGAAAAGGGCCACCACTCAGGAAATACAAG ACTCTTCCTCCTATCTGTGCCAGTAGTAGTTGTGAAACAGTGGGCACAATATGTACCAAGCTGACAAGAGCTGAGCAGCGGGCGCAGCGAGAAACAGCAAGAGTATGGAGGCGCCCTGAACCCCCCCAACCTGCTCTTCTGCATCTGCGGGTTACAGCACACTCCCATGGGCTTCAGGATTACCTCACATACCTCCCAGACCAGTTTAATAAGCATTATAG ATGCCTCCAGTCAGTCAAGCCTCAGCAACTTGAAACCACTTCTTCAAGCACACCCCTCCCTGCTAGGCTGCCTTCACCGACACATGGCCCTGAGAGAGACATCACCATGCACATACTCACCACTCTGCTCAG GGACATACTTGATGAGCCAGTCTTCACCCAGTCTCTGATTACTTTGGCATCCAAGCCCATCACCTACCGGCTTCAAGAAACTAGTCCCTCTCACTGCTCCTCATCTccatcctctctccctccacctcccTGTCCCACATCTTGTCACCCTACACCCCAACCTCCGGTTTTGTTGAGCAAGACAACGGCTGGACAGACAGAACAGCACAACACAATGGACAGTGAGGGGACTGCAGGATGTTTGGGAAACAGGCCCCAAACACAGAACACGCTGCACACTGAACATGCGCCTGCTGACATGAGTGAAGATGTTTTGCTGAACACCCTCCAGAACCTAATGATGGAAGCTGTCAGAGGAGAGCTTGTCCTCACAGTGCACCCCCGCACTGTTATGTTGCCACCTGTTTATACCAG AACCAGGAGGACGTCCAAAGCCATagctgaggaggagagagaacatttgaaaaacagaaagGAAACACAAGTCTAA